Part of the Spirochaetota bacterium genome is shown below.
TTACTTAATGTCAGCGTTTTGTTAATGGCTTCCTCAACCTCTCTATTTGTTGCTCTGTCAGCAATCATATACTTAACTACAGTATCAATATACCCATTTATTTCATCTTTTGTGCCCAGAATTACATCATGTAAAAAAGTATCAGGAATATTTTCCTCAGTGGTGTAAAAATAATATATATATGGCTTGATCATGGTGAAAAATTCATCAATGCGTTTATTAATAATGGTAAAACGTTGAATTAACTCAGAAAAAAGAGAACCTATGCTGCCCTTCAATTCCTTGAGGTATGCATAATGATCACTTATTGACTTATGGTAGGCAGTTAAATTCATCACCATATCCTGCTTGTATCATCTTGTATCATATTGTTAAGAACTGATAAACCCATGTACATCTATTATCAGGGCGATAGTTCCATCACCCAATATGGCAGCACCAGAGATTGCTCTTGAAGAAGTTATTTCTCTATCTAAGCTTTTAATTACTATTTGCTGCTGACCAATTAATTCATCAACCACAAGCCCTAACGCTTTGCCCTGCGATTCAACTATCACCACAAGTCCATCCCATGGATTTTCAATTGTTAGCGGAAGGTTAAATTCTTTGTGGAGCCGCAACAATGGCACATATTCCCCTCTAACGTGGACCACTTCGCCTTTATTTTCCACCGTTTTTATATCTTTCATTGTTGGTTTGATGCTTTCGACTATAGAAAGAATTGGTATAATAAATGTTTCCTGTGCCACTTTTACCAGCATCCCATCAATAATAGCAAGTGTCAATGGAAGTTTTATTGTAAATCGTGCCCCTTTATCTGGTTCAGAGAATATTTCAACACTGCCGCGCAGAGCTTCAATATTGGTCTTGACAACATCAAGGCCAACACCTCTTCCTGAAAGGTCACCCACACTTTCCGCTGTTGAAAAACCCGGTGCAAAAAGCAAATCATATATCTTTGCATCAGGGACATCCTCATTTTTACCAATCACACCTGTTGCAATGGCTTTCTGTAATACCCTCTGTTTATCGATACCACAGCCATCATCAGAAACTTCAATGAATATATTGCCTTCCTGATGATATGCCTTTAGCATCACAGCACCTTCCCGCGGTTTCCCTTTTGCTTCCCTTTCTTCAGGGGATTCAATACCATGATCTATCGCATTACGAATTAAATGCTTTAACGGGTCACTGATGCGTTCAATGACAGTTTTATCAATTTCTGTATCGCCACCTGCTATTTCCAAGTGAATAGTTTTCCCATGTGCTTTTGCGGTATCGCGTATAAAACGCCGGTACTGCTCAAAAACTGGCCCAATCGGTACCATGCGTATGCGCATCAGATGCTCCTGAAATTCACGGATGATACGATCAACACCATATAAGGCATTATTTAAACGATATGCCTTTTCATCTTCAATCTCTTCGGCAATACGTTTTACTCCAGAAAATCCAATGACCATTTCACCAAGTAAATTCATGAGGCTATCAACTTTTTTTGCATCAACTCTGAGTGTCG
Proteins encoded:
- a CDS encoding chemotaxis protein CheA, which translates into the protein DIFKSGIDPLIIMEDLASLGMITELRVNRNDVPLLDNLDSEKCYIWWDVILKTKSKEEALDDVFIFVRDDNEIIITDVTKNYVAQPVIEDVPKLGELLLSKGMLTEQEYEDVLSEHEKTKKKVGEIAVTKGYIEENDVSLALKEQENIKKHLSTSTLRVDAKKVDSLMNLLGEMVIGFSGVKRIAEEIEDEKAYRLNNALYGVDRIIREFQEHLMRIRMVPIGPVFEQYRRFIRDTAKAHGKTIHLEIAGGDTEIDKTVIERISDPLKHLIRNAIDHGIESPEEREAKGKPREGAVMLKAYHQEGNIFIEVSDDGCGIDKQRVLQKAIATGVIGKNEDVPDAKIYDLLFAPGFSTAESVGDLSGRGVGLDVVKTNIEALRGSVEIFSEPDKGARFTIKLPLTLAIIDGMLVKVAQETFIIPILSIVESIKPTMKDIKTVENKGEVVHVRGEYVPLLRLHKEFNLPLTIENPWDGLVVIVESQGKALGLVVDELIGQQQIVIKSLDREITSSRAISGAAILGDGTIALIIDVHGFISS